One segment of Streptomyces sp. NBC_00576 DNA contains the following:
- a CDS encoding FAD-dependent monooxygenase: MSVDDSEQEHTIRTGESGTRVSSPRVLVAGASIAGPALAHWLRRRGAEVTVVERAPELRPGGQAVDARGVAKEVIGRMGLDAAVRAACTDTAGAHTVDADGQVLETFRADDDGGDGFIADIEILRGDLSQVLYDDTRDGVEYVFGDRIAELTQDADGVDVVFAGGNRRRFDLVVGADGLHSELRAMAFGPHERFLRHLGHVLAFYSVPNEFGLDRWLLEYQDQESGRSALLRPIQDATRAMAMFYSASADFDVDHRDVAAQKVLLRERMAGLGWLTPDILAHLDDTPDFYLDQVAQVVMDRWSSGRVGLLGDAAFSSSPMSGQGTGLALVGAYLLAGELAAAGWDPDAGFARYEARMRSFVEANQEIGRLNARSRDVPGPDAEPRPDFAGEWFTELVGRAINGVELPDYAGVLDSAAPAGSPITSSAKS; encoded by the coding sequence ATGAGCGTCGACGACTCCGAGCAGGAGCACACCATCCGGACTGGCGAGTCGGGGACGCGGGTGAGCAGTCCCAGGGTGTTGGTGGCGGGAGCGAGTATCGCGGGACCCGCGCTGGCCCACTGGCTGCGCCGGCGGGGGGCTGAGGTGACCGTGGTGGAGCGGGCTCCCGAGCTGCGTCCCGGCGGGCAGGCGGTGGACGCGCGCGGGGTCGCCAAGGAGGTCATCGGGCGCATGGGGCTGGACGCGGCGGTGCGCGCGGCGTGCACCGACACCGCCGGCGCGCACACCGTGGACGCGGACGGGCAGGTGCTGGAGACCTTCCGTGCCGACGATGACGGTGGCGACGGGTTCATCGCGGACATCGAGATCCTGCGCGGGGACCTGTCCCAGGTGCTCTACGACGACACCCGCGACGGCGTCGAGTACGTCTTCGGCGACCGAATCGCCGAGCTCACCCAGGACGCGGACGGGGTCGACGTGGTCTTCGCGGGCGGCAACCGGCGGCGCTTCGACTTGGTGGTCGGGGCAGACGGGCTGCACTCGGAGCTGCGAGCGATGGCCTTCGGGCCGCACGAGCGGTTCCTTCGCCACCTCGGGCACGTGCTGGCCTTCTACAGTGTGCCCAACGAGTTCGGGCTGGACCGCTGGCTGCTGGAGTACCAGGATCAGGAGTCCGGGCGCTCCGCCCTCCTGCGGCCCATCCAGGACGCCACCCGGGCGATGGCCATGTTCTACTCCGCCTCGGCTGACTTCGACGTCGACCACCGTGACGTCGCGGCCCAGAAGGTCCTGCTGCGGGAGCGGATGGCGGGCCTGGGCTGGTTGACCCCGGACATCCTCGCGCACCTGGACGACACTCCGGACTTCTATCTCGACCAGGTCGCCCAGGTGGTGATGGACCGCTGGTCGAGTGGACGGGTGGGGTTGCTCGGGGATGCGGCGTTCAGCTCGTCGCCGATGTCCGGGCAGGGCACCGGGCTGGCCCTGGTCGGTGCCTACCTGCTGGCCGGAGAGCTGGCCGCTGCCGGATGGGACCCCGACGCCGGGTTCGCCCGCTACGAGGCGCGGATGCGCTCGTTCGTCGAGGCCAACCAGGAGATCGGCCGGTTGAACGCCCGCAGCCGCGACGTCCCCGGGCCAGACGCCGAGCCGCGCCCTGATTTCGCGGGCGAATGGTTCACCGAGCTGGTCGGGCGCGCGATCAACGGCGTCGAGCTGCCCGACTACGCGGGGGTGCTGGACTCCGCAGCCCCGGCCGGATCGCCGATCACCTCGTCGGCCAAGTCGTAG
- a CDS encoding DUF2461 family protein — protein sequence MRGQFTGWPEQAMDVLWQLQGEPTHATRELYRADRERLVRQPMIALLNEVADTDPRYEDFSVWHYRTDSWWWQHQGAVIRLGRKIEIGLRFALEGLRIQGAWWYPDPGQVDMFRKAVASERSGRELSAIVEDVRKKGYDISGDVMKRPPRGYPTDHSRANLLRHRSLIAARPLGCEEWLHTPEAVDRVLSAAADLDALLMWLVRHVKRTA from the coding sequence ATGCGCGGACAGTTCACCGGCTGGCCGGAGCAGGCCATGGACGTCTTGTGGCAGCTCCAGGGCGAACCGACCCACGCGACCCGCGAGCTCTACCGCGCGGACCGCGAACGCCTTGTCCGGCAGCCGATGATTGCCCTGCTCAACGAGGTCGCGGACACCGATCCCCGGTACGAAGACTTCTCCGTCTGGCACTACCGCACCGACTCCTGGTGGTGGCAGCACCAGGGCGCGGTGATCCGGCTCGGCCGCAAGATCGAGATCGGTCTCCGGTTCGCCCTGGAAGGCCTGCGGATCCAGGGCGCCTGGTGGTACCCCGACCCCGGCCAGGTGGACATGTTCCGCAAAGCCGTGGCCTCCGAGAGGAGCGGCCGCGAACTGTCCGCCATCGTCGAGGACGTGCGGAAGAAGGGCTACGACATCTCCGGGGACGTGATGAAACGCCCCCCGCGCGGCTATCCGACGGACCACTCCCGTGCGAACCTGCTGCGCCACCGTTCACTGATCGCCGCCCGGCCCCTCGGCTGCGAGGAGTGGCTGCATACCCCCGAGGCGGTCGACCGGGTCCTCTCGGCCGCCGCCGACCTGGACGCCCTGCTGATGTGG